The window AGTTAGAGTTTCTGTTTATCCTGTAACTTCAGTACTCATCAAGAAAATtacgaataatttaaaaaaaaaatgttaaataaaattggaataaTAGTTGAGTATAATTAgcaatttttgttgtttacaattttgcaaatctgaaaaaaaaaattaattaatatttttcaaagttatcaggaaataaaattctatgaaaatttgtttatttttttatttaaatgattacttttcaaatatatttttgaacataaaaatttgggagtttttttttttttttaatttatatgtaaaatattttgtcattttatatttattattttttagattttttttatcttgtaaagctttatttactttaatacaacttgtgtttttttttgttgttggaAGTAGTACagttacataataaaaaaagaattgaccaaaaaaaaatcaaagacaACAAGATAACGAGTAAATACTGTAATTAACAAAAGTAAAACAGGAAAAAAGCACAAACTCAAGAAAAATTACAGATGCAAATAGTtaagttgaaatatttaaaagaaaaaaaattttgtttattatttcaattattaaaattttttgaaattattatttagaaaagaaaaagttatAGAATGTTTCAAAATCAGTAGATGAATAAGCTAAATTACATAATCACCAATGCCacttttttgttatgattCATAACTTATGAATCAttgccttttttttaatctgtATCATCGTCATCAGAACTATAGTAATCACTGTTTGGATTAATCAAATAAGCAGTGTAGATGTCAACTGAGTAATGTTTTTCAATCGGCCATCTTTTCCTGTACCCATATTCAATGGTTAAATCGATTTTCTTATACTTTAAAGCACAGTGTTTGGTAAATAATCTGTGTCGAACCGCAAACTCCTCATCAACAAGGTCactaaaatctttttttctaCCTCCTCGTTCAgctaaagaaaatttatcatcttcaTATAAGTCATCTTTTAGTGCATGTACTCTTGTAACTTGACTTATTGAAGAATCTTTTTCGACTGCTACTTTAATAACTCTATATTTAGCTTCAATATCTCTACGTAAACGTTCATTAAATGCAGCATCACGATGTTCATAATATCCAAGTAAGATATTTTCTTTTCCTTGACAATAGTTAATTGTATAATTCAATAGTTTCTTGTAATGTTCATCAGGGAAATAAATAACAGTGTTATAGGATCCAATAACATTTTTTCGTTGATGATTAGGATCATAAACATTGTAAACCAATGATAAACGATTGCCACTTGAAACTTTGGTAACTGAGTGTTCCATtccatcattaaaataaacaaatcttAATGTTGAtttatccatatttttttcaacattgtaATCATCATAACAATAGTCACCACCAACACATTCTGATGGTAATAACAAAATCAATGTACCTTTTAATCCTTGACGATATCCATGATGATGTG is drawn from Aphidius gifuensis isolate YNYX2018 linkage group LG3, ASM1490517v1, whole genome shotgun sequence and contains these coding sequences:
- the LOC122851756 gene encoding uncharacterized protein LOC122851756 — translated: MAQNNDGPSNKKRKLDNDEIKSVCDLLSIRVGKLNIGKNQKITLFVDNMKMDAMNISQDEYAHLDKSYFSRNTENIIDMDCCKYKQTKNFDIDLDIETILKTINIKGNINPYTLNYYKTGDLKASHHHGYRQGLKGTLILLLPSECVGGDYCYDDYNVEKNMDKSTLRFVYFNDGMEHSVTKVSSGNRLSLVYNVYDPNHQRKNVIGSYNTVIYFPDEHYKKLLNYTINYCQGKENILLGYYEHRDAAFNERLRRDIEAKYRVIKVAVEKDSSISQVTRVHALKDDLYEDDKFSLAERGGRKKDFSDLVDEEFAVRHRLFTKHCALKYKKIDLTIEYGYRKRWPIEKHYSVDIYTAYLINPNSDYYSSDDDDTD